The Toxorhynchites rutilus septentrionalis strain SRP chromosome 1, ASM2978413v1, whole genome shotgun sequence genome contains the following window.
TCCTCCGTTTtcgaccactacaaaatggatCGGCCAGGATTTGAGAAAATGTACCGCAAAATCTCCGACAAAGCCTGGGAGGACACAATCGATCTGATTAAGTATCAAAGCAAGCGTGGTGCTTCGGTTACGCTGGATAATGCAACTCGCAAACACGATGTTTCGAAACTGTTGAAAAACAGTGAACTGTCCTCGCTCAAAATGGCACTGGACTATGAGAAGACCCTAGCCCGGGAGGCTCATTTGATTCACAAACAGATTTCGCATGCCGACAACAAGGAACACTACGATCCCGATGTGGCTCACTATTTGGACGAGAAGCTGATTGAGTATCAAAGCGGAGTTATCCGTCAACTGGCAGGCCATATTACGGACTTGAACGATATGGTCAAAGAGAAGAGTACCGAAGATTTGGCCATTCAGATGTTTGATGAAtatcttgaaaaatcgaaatgaaTTAGTCCATGGTTTACATA
Protein-coding sequences here:
- the LOC129762615 gene encoding soma ferritin-like codes for the protein MKLQLLILAVVSVSTWVNGAVSNGGCIVSKAECTSVFSGFPHVETNLRTYTKQMLDKSFDFLLLSSVFDHYKMDRPGFEKMYRKISDKAWEDTIDLIKYQSKRGASVTLDNATRKHDVSKLLKNSELSSLKMALDYEKTLAREAHLIHKQISHADNKEHYDPDVAHYLDEKLIEYQSGVIRQLAGHITDLNDMVKEKSTEDLAIQMFDEYLEKSK